From Variimorphobacter saccharofermentans, one genomic window encodes:
- a CDS encoding sensor histidine kinase → MKKAIFQRFILVLSLALILSGSIFGAVISNIILDRTENDMLYSIRIADYGFDYSGDIKEQVRRLKDIKGNEVSRFTVIDLHGNVVADSDVNDSTIMENHSDREEIKEAIKNRVGYAIRKSDTVSISMLYVACISKEENYILRMAVPFSGAEEYIGILIPAILASIGITLLISIILAERFSRSVTKPLNEIAEEMLKLNEEDPEFHFRKYEYDEMNVIAETTMQMSKSVKESMKQIEFEKLIRQEFFSNASHELKTPLTSICGYIELLESDMVHDDNMRKDFLKRIKKEAENMTNLIGDILMISRLETKEAEVTLSDVRISPLLNEVCNSLEPLAKEYQVTLSTICSPLVIKANEQQMRELFNNLIINAIKYNKPGGKVKVTISSEGKEILIVVEDTGVGIPKEAQQRIFERFYRVDKGRSKKVGGTGLGLSIVKHIVNYYGGSIELESKVMEGSKFMVHLPREQ, encoded by the coding sequence ATGAAGAAAGCCATATTCCAGAGATTTATACTGGTGTTATCGCTGGCGCTTATTTTAAGCGGCAGTATTTTTGGTGCGGTAATCAGTAATATTATATTGGATAGGACGGAGAATGATATGCTTTACTCAATTCGTATAGCGGATTATGGGTTTGATTATTCAGGAGATATAAAAGAACAAGTACGAAGACTGAAAGATATCAAAGGAAATGAAGTATCCCGCTTTACAGTAATTGATCTTCATGGTAATGTTGTTGCAGATAGTGATGTCAATGACAGCACCATCATGGAAAATCATAGTGACAGGGAAGAGATCAAGGAAGCTATAAAAAACCGAGTCGGTTATGCTATTAGAAAATCGGATACGGTCTCTATATCCATGCTTTATGTTGCCTGTATATCGAAGGAGGAAAACTATATTCTACGTATGGCAGTACCTTTTTCCGGGGCTGAGGAATATATAGGGATATTAATTCCGGCAATACTAGCCAGTATTGGTATTACCTTATTAATATCAATCATCCTAGCGGAGCGTTTTTCTCGATCCGTTACAAAACCATTAAATGAGATTGCTGAGGAAATGCTAAAACTAAATGAGGAGGATCCTGAGTTTCATTTTAGAAAATATGAGTACGACGAAATGAATGTCATTGCCGAGACAACAATGCAGATGTCTAAGTCTGTGAAAGAATCCATGAAGCAAATTGAATTTGAAAAGCTGATTCGTCAGGAGTTTTTCTCAAATGCTTCCCATGAATTAAAAACACCACTTACTTCAATCTGTGGCTATATTGAGCTTCTGGAAAGTGATATGGTCCATGATGATAATATGAGGAAGGATTTCTTAAAGAGAATTAAAAAAGAGGCCGAAAACATGACCAACTTAATAGGAGATATTTTAATGATATCCAGACTTGAAACGAAAGAAGCAGAGGTTACACTCTCGGATGTCCGGATTAGCCCACTGCTCAATGAGGTATGTAATTCCCTAGAACCTTTAGCGAAGGAGTACCAGGTCACACTTAGCACAATATGCAGTCCATTGGTGATAAAGGCGAATGAACAGCAAATGAGAGAATTGTTTAATAATCTGATAATTAATGCTATTAAATATAATAAACCTGGAGGTAAGGTCAAGGTTACAATAAGTTCGGAAGGGAAAGAGATTCTAATTGTAGTGGAGGATACCGGTGTTGGTATTCCTAAGGAAGCGCAGCAAAGGATTTTTGAACGTTTTTATCGAGTTGATAAGGGAAGAAGTAAAAAAGTAGGAGGTACCGGATTGGGTCTTTCCATAGTAAAGCATATTGTAAATTATTATGGGGGATCTATCGAACTGGAAAGCAAGGTGATGGAAGGATCAAAATTTATGGTCCATCTGCCGAGAGAACAGTAA
- a CDS encoding D-alanyl-D-alanine carboxypeptidase family protein: protein MKRLVLLIISTLILLISPALSAVAVSASTTDTSSQETSEQEWPEGPSVHAEAAIVMEASTGLILYEKNINETYYPASITKIMTALLAIENSSMGDVVTFSKSAVFDVDLDSSRIGIDVGEQLTIQQCLYGMLLESANEVTHAVAEFVSGDVDSFASLMNERAKSIGCKNTHFMNPHGLPDENHYTTAYDMALITRESMKNEAFRKIFATRTYQIPPTNLQSETRYLRNHHKFVLNQGYTYDGCIGGKTGYTSVAKYTLVSVAKRGDLELICVIMKDDSSAHQYTDTQNLFDFAYENFSIYPIADMEDTQTSNESPLFTKYNSLLSKSNTPIITDDKGYLVLPNSASLKDAQREVVFFPASEQKDNGVIGKISYTYNNKYVGGADILYHGEDKLKLTPVETQQNNPTTIPEETTVEKADSSLRPIILGIIVGLFLIIITLYYILVERPRLKRRNAYYKKRARRRSYRNDEFLDL, encoded by the coding sequence ATGAAACGACTGGTATTATTAATAATAAGTACACTGATATTGCTCATATCCCCTGCTCTGTCTGCTGTTGCTGTATCTGCATCCACAACAGATACCTCTTCACAAGAAACTTCAGAACAGGAATGGCCTGAAGGACCCAGCGTTCATGCTGAAGCTGCGATTGTTATGGAGGCTTCCACCGGGCTTATTTTATATGAGAAAAATATCAATGAAACTTATTATCCAGCCAGCATAACAAAGATTATGACTGCTTTACTAGCCATAGAGAATTCCTCCATGGGAGATGTTGTTACTTTTTCTAAGTCCGCTGTCTTTGATGTAGATCTTGACAGCAGTCGTATTGGAATCGATGTAGGCGAGCAGCTTACCATACAACAATGCCTTTATGGAATGCTCCTTGAATCTGCCAATGAGGTTACCCATGCCGTTGCAGAATTTGTATCGGGAGACGTTGACAGTTTTGCTTCACTTATGAATGAGCGTGCAAAAAGCATCGGTTGCAAGAATACTCATTTTATGAATCCACATGGCCTTCCTGATGAGAATCACTATACAACGGCCTATGATATGGCTTTGATCACAAGGGAATCTATGAAAAATGAAGCGTTTCGTAAGATTTTTGCAACTCGCACTTATCAAATACCGCCTACAAACCTTCAATCAGAAACCAGATATCTTAGAAATCATCATAAATTTGTATTAAATCAAGGTTATACCTATGATGGTTGTATTGGTGGAAAAACCGGATATACCAGCGTTGCCAAATATACTTTGGTTTCTGTTGCAAAAAGAGGCGATTTAGAACTAATCTGCGTTATTATGAAGGATGATAGTAGTGCTCATCAATATACTGATACACAGAATTTATTTGACTTTGCATATGAGAACTTTTCCATATATCCGATTGCTGATATGGAGGATACCCAGACATCAAATGAATCTCCTCTATTTACAAAATATAATTCCCTGTTAAGCAAATCGAATACACCGATCATTACCGACGATAAAGGATATCTGGTATTACCAAATTCAGCGTCCCTTAAAGATGCACAGAGAGAGGTCGTTTTTTTCCCTGCGTCGGAACAGAAGGATAACGGCGTAATTGGTAAGATTTCTTATACCTATAATAATAAGTATGTGGGAGGAGCAGACATACTATATCATGGTGAGGACAAGCTTAAGTTAACTCCGGTTGAAACACAACAAAATAATCCCACTACTATTCCGGAGGAAACAACTGTGGAAAAAGCAGATAGTAGTCTGCGTCCGATTATCCTCGGAATTATAGTCGGATTATTCCTTATCATAATAACCCTATATTATATTTTAGTAGAGCGTCCACGCCTCAAGAGAAGAAATGCCTACTATAAGAAGAGAGCAAGACGACGCTCGTATCGTAACGATGAGTTTCTCGATTTATAA